The genomic segment CCAATCTATTTTTTTAGCTATCGCTAGCGTAGGTACAATCAGTCTCGTGTTGATTCAGCTGTTTGTGAGTAAGATCAGACATAAAGAATACAACACCTATCTTTTGATGGGAGAAAGAGTTTATAAACTGACCGCACAATTGATCATTGAACACCTGATTTTAATAAATAGTGTTGTGTTGTTTTTATTTGTACTTTACAGTTTCTTTGCTCCTCCGATAGTCCAACAAGCCTCACAATTTGAAGCAGAGACTCTACAAATGGAAGTAAAAGCCAATCCACCTGATAGTACTAGTCAAAAAGACTCTTCTTTATCAGAATCTAAAAATGAAAATTTCACGCGTTTTAATGTTAAACCTTTCTTAAAAGGTGATTCAATCAATAACAAATTTGGTGAAAATAACACGCTTCAAGCTGTATTTCTGGTAGTGTTTATCAACTTATATAGTTGTATGGTTATTGGTATACCTACCTATATTGTCTTATCCTTAACTAAAGGCAAACTCTCTTAATCTATTTCATAAGTAACCAAGGAGGATTTTAGATGTTTAATCAATCTGAAGTTGTTGGAAAAGATCTTTTTCTACTAAGCCCGAAAACCATTTATACGGTTTCAACTGAACAAATGAGTTTACCTTCTTTAATGAAACAAGTAAAAGCACAAACTGGAACTTTTCCTGGCCTAATAACTACTGATGATGTGTTTATTAACTATTTAACGGTTAAAGAAAACATGTTGGTTGCATTATCCTTAGCACCAAATCAGCCTAAGCGAACAACAGCTTTTCTTGTAAATGAACTGTTAGAAGAACTAAACATATCTGAATCTTTAGCTAAACAGTCCTTTACTGCATTGTCGATGAAACAATACATCCAACTTCAATTACAGATAGCACTTATGAGCCAAAAAAAAGTGATCGTCATAGACGATTGGTTGAAGCATGAAACTACATTCGATAGACAAGAATGGCTGCTCTTATTTCGCCATTTTGCAAGAACAACAGAGTGCTCTTTTATTTTTGCTACTTCTGATGAAAAAATTTTAAGCTTAGGAAAACCACTAAAAATAACTACAGCAGCAGTTTAACTAAAATAAGACGGAAGTGAAGCCGCGTGGCTCACTTCCGACTTATTTTATTCTAGTGGAAAAACTAAGGTAAAGGTTGTTCCTTCTCCGGCAATACTTTCTACTGAAACTCTTGCACCATGTAAATTAACGAGTTGTTGGACAATAGCTAACCCTAGTCCAGACTCACCATATTTTGTATTTTTTCTAGAGATATCAGCTTTATAGTAACGTTCCCATATATTTTCAACTTCTTCAGCCGTCATTCCTATACCAGAATCAGCGATTTTTATAATACTTTCATTATTTTCGCCAAATTCCCCTGTAACCTTGATTTTTCCGTTCTCTGTAAATTGAATAGCATTTTGAACAATATTGACAACAATCTGAGAAAAACGATCATAATCGGCAAACAAAGTCAGATCTTTTGGACAATTTAAGAGCAATTCATTACCAGAAGCTTCTGCTTTCCCTTTTAATTGTTCAATAATCATTTCTAATGCATCAAAAGCATTAAATGTTTGTTTTTGTAAGTTAATTTGATTGGAACGAATTTTTTCGTAATCTAAATTTTCATTCACTAAACGAATCAACCGACGTGTTTCATTTTGCATCAATTGAACACTGCGTTGCTTTTGATTTTCTGGAATCATATCATGCTCGATTCCTTCTAGCAGTCCATTAATCGTTGTTAAAGGTGTGCGCATTTCATGAGCAGCATCCGCCATAAATTGTCTTCGCCGATTTTCTAGACGCTCGATTTCTTCTTGAGAACTTTTTAAAGAATCGACCATAGTGTTGAAATCAGCTGCTAAATCATCAAATTCATCCATTTCTTTATTTTCAAGGTGAACATTAAAATCACCTTTTGCTATTTTATGTGTTGCACTCCGAATACGGTTGATACGGTTTACTTGAAACTTAGCAAAGAAATAACTTGCCACTGTAGCGCCTAGAACAGAAAAAATAAACGCACTAAACAGGTTATTTCGAATATCTTTTAGATTAGCTTCAATTGTGCTAATAGGTGCGCTTACAGCTATAAATCCATAAAAATCACCTGTACTTTGGGTAAAAAAAGGCTGATAAACAATAGCCGTGTTGATTTGATTACCAAAGAAGTCTGTATTTCTTTGCGTTAATGTAATAGGTTCGCCATTTTTCAATTTTTCTAGGTCACTATCTGAAATACCACTTATATAATTTTGAGTTGTACTAGGATAAGTCATCGTATCCGTATGATCAAATACAAAAATCGATACACCTTGATTTTTTAAAATAACTTGTCCATTTTCTATTTTATCCGTTTGTAGGTCCTCATCTATTAAAGCTTCAGCATAACCGAATAATTGTTTTTCCGTACTGCGATAAGCAGTACTTCGAGCAAATTGCAAAAATGAAAACCCAAGTATGATCAAAACTGTCATCACTACTGCAAAAAAAGCTAACATCTGTTGATAAAAATAATTTATTCTCATGAGGTAACTCCAGAATCATCGTATTTATACCCTACTCCCCAAACAGTTTGAATGATTTGTGGACCTGTTTTATCGATTTTTTGACGCAATTTTTTTATATGAGCATCTACTGTTCGCTCATCACCAAAATATTCATAATCCCATACAATAGTCAAAAGTTGTTCTCTTGAAAAGACTTGTCTAGGACTCTTAGCCATCGTGTATAACAACTCAAATTCCTTAGGTGTTAAATTTTCAATTGGTTTGTCATATAGAATAGCTTCACGTGTTCTCTTATCCATTTTAAGGTACTTGGTTTCAACTTCATAAGCTTTAACGTCTACTTTATCGGATTCATCATGCAACAAGTCTGCGCGACGATATAAAGCTTTTATGCGTGCAATCAGTGTTAATGGACTAAAAGGCTTTGTTACATAATCATCGGCTCCAATTTCGAGACCGATCACTTGGTCGCTTTCAGAGTCTTTGGCCGTCAACATGATAATCGGAATCATTTTAGAAACTTTGCGCATTTCACGACAAATCTGCATGCCATCCATGCTTGGTAAATTCAAGTCAAGCGTAATCAAGTCCCAGCTTTGAGGATCCTTTAAAAAAGTATCTAATCCTTCTTTACCGTCTTGGATAAAAGTTGCTTTCCATTCTTCTTTCATGAAAAACATTTCCATCATTTCGCATACGGATTGATTGTCTTCAATCATTAATATATTCATGAAATGCCTTCTTTCTTTTTAAAATTCCTCTCTTTTATTATACCCTTTTTCCCCTTGCAACTAAAGCAACTTACAAAATCATCTTTGATTCTTCATCTTTTATTCAAAAAGAACAATACTTATTTTAAACTAGAAGTTTAGATAAAAAAATAGAATCAAGGCAACTGCCGCGATTCTATTCACTCTTAATTTAAAATAGTTAATTCAACTTCTTGAATACCCCATGCAAATGATTGATCCATGCTTTCCATGTGCAAGTCAATTCGGTTTCCAATAATGGCACTTCCAGTATCTCCAGCAATCGCTTCTCCATAACCTTCTACATAAACTTTAGACCCTAAAGGGATCACATTAGGATCAACAGCAATGACTTGAGAATTTTCTCTTAGATCTATTCCTGTAGCTGTAATATTCGTTAATGAAGGTTGGTTTCGGCTATATGCTGTAGCTACTACTGTTATTGTTTCTTCACCATTACTGGTGTTAAGGGCTGACCCTTCTATGTTCTCTTCAGTAGCTGGTGATTCCGGAAGTATGATTTCTTCTTTTACTTGTTCTTCACTTTCCCATACAACTTTTTGCGGATCAATTGTTTCAGGATCTAAATCAGTTTCTATATTAATTTCATCACCAATCTGTAAATGAGTTTCTTCAGATAAAGATTCATTCCATCCTACCAATTCTTCCACTTTTACTTCAAAAGCAGTTGCGATGTTCTCAAGTGTATCACCAGATTTTATGGTGTAATGAACAGTATCGATTACGTCGTGACTTTCTGTCCTCTCTTCTAAACTAATGGGCTTTACCATCTTTTCTTCAAATGGTAGAGTCGTTGCTAAAGTTTCTACAACTGTTTGACTGTCACTCCTGTCAGCAATTAACTCATCTGTTCCATTTTGCATCTGAACGTTGGTTGCTTTTTTAGTTCCATTTATTAAATCTATTCCATTAGATGTGTTGGATGTCACTTCATTTTGAGCAGCTAACGCACTAGTAATATGTGTCGTTCCCACTGCCAATCCAAATAAGGCAATAATTATTACAACTGTTTTCTTCATTAGATAATTTCCTCCTAATTCAATACGGATGTTATCGTATCACGTACGAAATAGAGGCAGGTTACTTGAGAATTAAACAACTGTAACACACCATTTTTTAATATCGTTTCCATTGATAAAAAAGTAATTGTTCTGAATATTCAACTAACTTATTTATACAGAATTCTTCTCATAATCTTTCAACTTATTAGAATGAACCCCTTTAATACAGCATTTCATTTTTTACGCTTTTCTAATTTCTTATTCATTTAATAGACTAGTTTGTTTTTCTAATGTCAGATTTTATTAATGTTATATTACAAGGCCGAATTATTTTATGCGTTTACTTTTCTGTTTTTCAGTAGTTCAGCCCTAATTGTTACAGCTATGTGACATCATATGTTCCGTTTTTTTATCCTGTAATGGGCTCTGCTTTTTTATTTTGTAAGAAATAAACTTCCTCTACAACCATTTCTACAGTAAAAATGGTCTCTTCTTCTTTATTGATATATGATCTTGATTGAATTCTTCCTGTAACACCGATCATATGTCCTTTCTCACAGTAAAGCTGTATTAATTTTGCCACGTTTCCCCATGCAACAATAGGAATAAAATCAGCTTGAGTACCATTCTCTTTTTTGCTCCTTTTAGCTACTGCTAAAGTATTGTTGATGACAACTCTATCTTCTCCTATCTTTTTAAGTTCTACTTCTCTTACTAAACGTCCAACCAAACCTATTTGATTCATTTTTTTTCCTCCTTTTTAGTGTATTCTTTTTTACTATCTGCATTTTTTATTGATTTACTTTATTGCTTATTCATCAAAAAATAAAAAAAAGTCTCCTTTACAGTAAACAGTTTTATTTCTTAAGCTGTTTAGTATAAAAGAGAACTTTTTTATTTATTAGATTAAAAACTATCTATTTCAAAGGGTTTCCACTAAATCGTTGTTTCATCATCTAAAATGGTCAGTTGAAAAGCATTTACAATAAACAACAAAATAAAACCTAACAGTAAGATCACTAATAAAGCAATAGATTTATATAATGAATTCGAAGTAAATAGACCGGTAATAAAAATAATATAATATAAAACATAGATTCTATTACTCCATTTATTGGACTTTATTTGAACTCGTTCACCATCTTTAACTTCTATGGTATTACTTTTAACTCCGGATTGCGTGACACATATTTGCACAACATTATTAGGAATAGACATTTCCAACTTCTGACCATTTGCTATTTTTGCAACTCTTTCACCATTTATTTTTATCGTCATTTTTAGTATGGTACCTATTAAACCAGTACGACGTACAACTGTAATGGACATATGTAGACTCCCCCTAAAAAAATAGCTGCTTCATCATAATTTTTGATAAAAAAACACCCTAAAAATAGAATTTAATTCAATTATTAGGGTGTTTAATATTTTATTTCGTACAAGGGATGGAACTAGTTGACTATTGTAGGTTTCGTAAAGTAACTGAAAATGTGTACCCATGTTTCTTTTTCAAAAACAGCAAATGGGTTACCATCGCCTAATACTCCATAACCAATCATCGCTCCAACAACAAAAGCAAGAGCAATCAAGATAATCACAAGTAGAATCTTTAATACAAATGTGACTATTTGAAGTACTATTTTTTCCTTAGTCATGGGTTTACCTCACTTTTTCTAAAATTTACGGTTCTTTTTAGTCATATTTTCCAATAAGATACCTGTTCCTAAAGCAACAGAATCTAATGGTTGTTCAGCAGCAAAGACAGGAACTTTCAATTGTTCAGCGAATAATTGATCAATACCATCCAATAAAGCACCACCACCAGTTAAAATGACCCCACGGTCGATGATATCTGCTGATAATTCAGGAGGAGTTTGTTCCAATACATCTTTAGCTTGTTGAACGATCATCATCATTGATTCAGCTGTTGCTTTTTGGACTTCATCAGATGTGATAGTAATGGTTCTAGGTAAACCAGTAATCATATCGCGGCCTCTAACCTCCATTGAATCGTCTCTTTTACCAGGGAAAACTGTTCCGATCTCTTTTTTGATTGTTTCAGCTGTACGTTCACCAATCAATAATTTATGTGTTTTTTTGACAAATTGTGTAATTTCATTATCTAGTTGATCTCCGGCAACTTTTAGAGAGCGGCTAGTTACAATTCCACCCATTGAAAGAACGGCAATATCACTTGTACCGCCACCAATATCAATAACCATATTTCCACTTGGTTGGAAGATATCCATTCCAGCACCAATTGCAGCTACTTTAGGTTCTTCTTCAAGAAAGACATTTTTTCCACCGCTTTTTTCAGCAGCTTCGATAATCGCTTTTTGTTCAATTGTTGTTATATTTGTAGGGCAGCAAATCAAAATATTTGGTTTTGATAAAAAGCCTTTAACATTTAATTTATTAATAAAGTGAGTCAGCATTGCTTCTGTTATATCAAAGTCAGCAATAACTCCTCCTTGTAATGGACGAATTGCACGAATGTTTCCGGGTGTACGTCCAACCATTAAGTAGGCTTCTTCTCCGACTGCTAAAACACGTTTTGTAGTGGTATCAATTGCAACGACTGAAGGCTCATTTAAAACTATGCCTTTTCCTTTTACATGAATCAATACATTGGCTGTACCTAAATCTATCCCTATATCTCTAGCCATTACTTGTTTCTCCTCTCAAGCTCTTGTTCGTTCATCATAGGCATACTTGTCTTATAAAATAAAGTAGCCATCTAATTTCCTATTATAGCATAAGTCGTTTCATTCTTAAACGCTGAATTAAAGACATTTAAATAAATTTAACGTTTCAAAGATTACTTCAATTGGTGTTCAGTTATATAAGAGTGAAAAAAAATAGTCGTATGATCTAGTTTGTTGATGTTTCAAGTGAATTTTTTTCTAGAATAAATAAATTGTATGTAAAAAAGCTATCGAAACGTCTAGACTTTGCAGTTTTTTGACTCGCAAGACTGAAAATAATAAAATAAAAAACTAAGTCTTATAAAGTACCACTTTTAAGTGTTTGCTTTATAAGACTTAGTTTTTTAATAATAGCATAATGTTAGAAACGATTTTTTAAGAAAATAATCCTTCAAACTCAGTTTCGGTCATTGTACTTTCTACTGCTTCATCAATTCTTTCTACATCTGCGCCTAAAGCTTGTAATTTTTTATGGAATTCATAGTATCCACGATCTAGGTATTCTAGATGTGTTACTCTTGTATATCCTTTTGAAACTAAACCAGCTATGATCAAAGCAGCTGCTGCTCTAAGATCTGTTGCTGCTACTTCAGCACCTTGTAATTCTGTTGGTCCGTAAATAACTAGTGTTTGCCCTTCAACTTTAAACTCCGCATTCATGCGACGCAATTCTTCCATGTGCATATAACGGTTTTCAAATACTGTTTCTTTCATTGTACTTGTTCCTTCAGCAAAAACTTGCGCAATCGTCATTTGTGCTTGCATGTCAGTTGGAAAACCGGGATGTGGCATTGTTTTTACATCTGTAGCTTTTAATTTATCAGGACCGATAACACGTAATCCGTTATCTTCGTCTTCAAATTGAACACCCATTTCTTTTAATTTCGAAATTAAAGGTTTGTTGTGTTCAGCAACAGCATCTTCAATAAAGACATTTCCTTTAGTAACTGCAGCGGCAATCATAAAGGTACCCGCTTCAATACGGTCTGGTATAATGCTATGTTCTGCACCTGTTAATTCAGTTACACCTTCGATACGAATACTTTCAGTGCCAGCACCAACGACCTTAGCTCCCATACGATTTAAGAAGTTTGCTAAATCAACGATTTCTGGTTCCCGAGCAACGTTTTCAATTGTAGTAGTTCCTTCAGCCAGTGTAGCAGCCATCATAATGTTTTGTGTAGCTCCAACACTTGGAAAATCTAAGTATATGTGAGCTCCTTTTAATCTATCCGCAAATGCTTCGATATATCCATTTTCGATATGTACCTCAGCACCCATTGCTTCAAATCCTTTTAAATGGAGATCTATTGGACGTGTCCCAATTGCACAACCACCTGGAAGAGCAACCTTTGCATGACCTAAACGAGCTAATAAAGGTCCCATAACTACGATAGATGCACGCATTTTGCTTACGTATTCAAACGGAGCTTCAAAATGTAATTCTTTTGTAGCGTCTATTTCAATTTCTTTTTTAGTTTGATCAAAGTTTACAGTTAAATTTAAATGGCTTAAGACTTGATTAATAGTAAATACATCAGATAATATTGGAACATTAGTTAATTTACTTTGTCCCTTACTTGCTAATATTGTAGCAGCTAAAATAGGCAATACGGCATTTTTTGCCCCTTCTACTTTAACTGTTCCGGTTAGGTGCTTTCCACCTCGAACGACAATCTTTTCCATGTAGTATCCCTCCAAAATTTTCATTGCCTTTATCACAACTGTGTGAGGTAAATAGTACAAGACAACATTTAATATTATAGCATGAAGTTATGTGAAGGTACAAACTTAACATTTGATTTGTTCTAAATTTATTTAATTCTTAATAAAATAAGAAGATAAGATTTTGTGAAGATAGAATAAATTCAATGAAAAACGTACTCACTGTATACCCAATAGCTATAGACACAAATAAATAAAGGACTCGAGCCTGCCCAATATTATTTTTTTTCATCGTATTTTCGATGCGTATTCCTTTTAATGCCCAAAAGGTAAGCAAAATAAAAAACAAATGAGATATAATAGCAATTAAAGATTGAACACCTAAAAAGTTCATTTACTGATCCATCTCCCTTTCTAATTCATTATAATACTAACATAAAAGAAGAAAAAAAAATATTTATAGTGTCTTTAAATTGTAATATAGTATAATTTTTAATTCTTAAACAAAAAAGTTGAAATAAATACAGCGCAGCTGCTTTATTTCAACTTTTTTTATTAGCGTTTATTGTGTTTAGATACAGTAATTCGATTGACAGCTTTTCTTAACGAAATCTCTGCACGTTTCGAATGACTATTATTTTCAATGGCTTCTGTTTTGTGCAATTCTTCTTCTGCACGTTGTTTAGCTTCAAAAGCCCTTTCCACATCAATATCTCTTGCACGTTCAGCACTATCTGCAATAATGGAACAAACATTGTCTCTAACTTCCATTACACCGCCATTTACAGCAATCCAGTCTTCAGTATCCACTGAAACCCGTTGAACACGAACAGCATGGATAGTAAGAGGTACAATGATTGGTATATGATTTGCTAAAATACCAATTTCTCCATCCACCGCTTTTGCAATTACACTTTTTGCACGGTGATTGTAGACGATTCCAGCAGGTGTAACAATGTTCACTTGCATTTCGCTCATCTCATTTACCTCCTAGTAACCCATAGACTCTGCTTTAGCCACAACTTCTTCGATTCTTCCTACATTACGGAAAGCATCTTCTGGTAAATGGTCGTAACGTCCATCAATGATTTCTTTAAATCCACGTACTGTTTCTTCAACCGGAACATATGAACCAGGCAAACCAGTAAAGGCTTCAGCCACATGGAAATTTTGAGATAAGAAAAATTGGATACGTCTAGCTCTAGATACAACGATTTTTTCATCTGAAGATAATTCATCCATCCCCAGAATCGC from the Carnobacterium inhibens subsp. inhibens DSM 13024 genome contains:
- a CDS encoding sensor histidine kinase — encoded protein: MRINYFYQQMLAFFAVVMTVLIILGFSFLQFARSTAYRSTEKQLFGYAEALIDEDLQTDKIENGQVILKNQGVSIFVFDHTDTMTYPSTTQNYISGISDSDLEKLKNGEPITLTQRNTDFFGNQINTAIVYQPFFTQSTGDFYGFIAVSAPISTIEANLKDIRNNLFSAFIFSVLGATVASYFFAKFQVNRINRIRSATHKIAKGDFNVHLENKEMDEFDDLAADFNTMVDSLKSSQEEIERLENRRRQFMADAAHEMRTPLTTINGLLEGIEHDMIPENQKQRSVQLMQNETRRLIRLVNENLDYEKIRSNQINLQKQTFNAFDALEMIIEQLKGKAEASGNELLLNCPKDLTLFADYDRFSQIVVNIVQNAIQFTENGKIKVTGEFGENNESIIKIADSGIGMTAEEVENIWERYYKADISRKNTKYGESGLGLAIVQQLVNLHGARVSVESIAGEGTTFTLVFPLE
- a CDS encoding response regulator transcription factor, with the translated sequence MNILMIEDNQSVCEMMEMFFMKEEWKATFIQDGKEGLDTFLKDPQSWDLITLDLNLPSMDGMQICREMRKVSKMIPIIMLTAKDSESDQVIGLEIGADDYVTKPFSPLTLIARIKALYRRADLLHDESDKVDVKAYEVETKYLKMDKRTREAILYDKPIENLTPKEFELLYTMAKSPRQVFSREQLLTIVWDYEYFGDERTVDAHIKKLRQKIDKTGPQIIQTVWGVGYKYDDSGVTS
- a CDS encoding 3D domain-containing protein — protein: MKKTVVIIIALFGLAVGTTHITSALAAQNEVTSNTSNGIDLINGTKKATNVQMQNGTDELIADRSDSQTVVETLATTLPFEEKMVKPISLEERTESHDVIDTVHYTIKSGDTLENIATAFEVKVEELVGWNESLSEETHLQIGDEINIETDLDPETIDPQKVVWESEEQVKEEIILPESPATEENIEGSALNTSNGEETITVVATAYSRNQPSLTNITATGIDLRENSQVIAVDPNVIPLGSKVYVEGYGEAIAGDTGSAIIGNRIDLHMESMDQSFAWGIQEVELTILN
- a CDS encoding single-stranded DNA-binding protein; the protein is MNQIGLVGRLVREVELKKIGEDRVVINNTLAVAKRSKKENGTQADFIPIVAWGNVAKLIQLYCEKGHMIGVTGRIQSRSYINKEEETIFTVEMVVEEVYFLQNKKAEPITG
- a CDS encoding DNA-directed RNA polymerase subunit beta, producing the protein MTKEKIVLQIVTFVLKILLVIILIALAFVVGAMIGYGVLGDGNPFAVFEKETWVHIFSYFTKPTIVN
- the mreB gene encoding rod shape-determining protein MreB, whose amino-acid sequence is MARDIGIDLGTANVLIHVKGKGIVLNEPSVVAIDTTTKRVLAVGEEAYLMVGRTPGNIRAIRPLQGGVIADFDITEAMLTHFINKLNVKGFLSKPNILICCPTNITTIEQKAIIEAAEKSGGKNVFLEEEPKVAAIGAGMDIFQPSGNMVIDIGGGTSDIAVLSMGGIVTSRSLKVAGDQLDNEITQFVKKTHKLLIGERTAETIKKEIGTVFPGKRDDSMEVRGRDMITGLPRTITITSDEVQKATAESMMMIVQQAKDVLEQTPPELSADIIDRGVILTGGGALLDGIDQLFAEQLKVPVFAAEQPLDSVALGTGILLENMTKKNRKF
- the murA gene encoding UDP-N-acetylglucosamine 1-carboxyvinyltransferase, which gives rise to MEKIVVRGGKHLTGTVKVEGAKNAVLPILAATILASKGQSKLTNVPILSDVFTINQVLSHLNLTVNFDQTKKEIEIDATKELHFEAPFEYVSKMRASIVVMGPLLARLGHAKVALPGGCAIGTRPIDLHLKGFEAMGAEVHIENGYIEAFADRLKGAHIYLDFPSVGATQNIMMAATLAEGTTTIENVAREPEIVDLANFLNRMGAKVVGAGTESIRIEGVTELTGAEHSIIPDRIEAGTFMIAAAVTKGNVFIEDAVAEHNKPLISKLKEMGVQFEDEDNGLRVIGPDKLKATDVKTMPHPGFPTDMQAQMTIAQVFAEGTSTMKETVFENRYMHMEELRRMNAEFKVEGQTLVIYGPTELQGAEVAATDLRAAAALIIAGLVSKGYTRVTHLEYLDRGYYEFHKKLQALGADVERIDEAVESTMTETEFEGLFS
- a CDS encoding DUF1146 family protein, yielding MNFLGVQSLIAIISHLFFILLTFWALKGIRIENTMKKNNIGQARVLYLFVSIAIGYTVSTFFIEFILSSQNLIFLFY
- a CDS encoding F0F1 ATP synthase subunit epsilon, coding for MSEMQVNIVTPAGIVYNHRAKSVIAKAVDGEIGILANHIPIIVPLTIHAVRVQRVSVDTEDWIAVNGGVMEVRDNVCSIIADSAERARDIDVERAFEAKQRAEEELHKTEAIENNSHSKRAEISLRKAVNRITVSKHNKR